The Methylobacterium durans nucleotide sequence GAGGGCGACGAGATAGACCTGCGTCGAGAACCCGCGGTCGACCAGCCGGTCGAGGAAGCGGCGAGGCCGGGAGGCCGCCGCGCGGCGGGGCCGACTGCGCCCGGGACCGGGCTCGCGCTATCGAGATCGGGCCTCACGCGGGCACCCGGTCGCCGTCGTCGCGACCCGGGGGCCGCCAGGATGCCGGAACCGGAATCTGTCGGACAGCGATCATGGGCGGTCGATATGGCCGAGATCGCGGGCGGGGTCGAGGCGGTCCCGCACGCGCTGCTTCAGGGTCTTGATGTCCGGAAACCCTCCGTCCTGCGCCCGCTCCCAGACCGTGTCCGGCCCGACCGCGATCGCGAACACGCCGCCCGTTCCGGGGATCAGGGCCACCTCGCCGAGGTCGTCGCGGAAGGTCGAGAGAAGCTCCTGCGCCATCCAGGCGGACCGGAGCAGCCAGTTGCACTGCGTGCAGTAGGTGATCGCGATCCGCGGCTTTGCGGGCACGGCTTCGAGCGTTCCGTCCATGGGCCGCATGGCGCACCGCCGCCGCGGCGTTGTCAACCGCCGGACCCAACCCGCGCGTGTGGTCCGCGCCGGCCGGTATGGTCAGAGCAGCAGCGCCGGCGGCCCGGCCGGACCCTGCCGCAGCGCGCGGACCGACTGCTCGTGGCGCGCGGTGTAGCGGATGTCGGCGTCGAAGCCGCCGCGCCGCAGGACCTCGGCGAGAAACGCGTCGCTCATCGTGTCCCAGCGCCGGCCGCGATGCTCGCCGAAGGTGACACGCGGCAGCAGGGCGGGCTCCCGCGTCCAGGCGAGAAGCGCCTCGACCGGCGCCTCGCGCAGCATCTCGCGCAGGAGGTGCGCGGTGACGTAGGCATCCGGGCCGGCGCGGTGCGCGGGGAGCCCCGCTCTCCGGTCGAGCCCCTCCGGATTGCGAGCGTAGCGCAGCGCCTGGTTCGCGTGCGACGGTTCGTCCGGCCAGAGGCGCAGCGCGCATTTGTAGGTGCAGATCCAGGGGCGCCGCCCGGTCAGCGCGTCCCGGCACCAGCGCCGCTCGAAGGCGGCCCGGTGGGCGGCGAGCGCCATCAGCGGACGCCCCGGCGGGTCGAGCACGCCGGGGGCCACCGAGAGCCAGTTCGGCGCGCCGGCGACGTCCGCGTCGAGGATGTGGTGGACGGCCTGGGTCCGGGCGGGGATCGGCCGCTCCGGATCGACGTAGCGGGCGCCGCGCTCCGCGCCGATCCGCCACGCGCTGCCGATCCGCTCGACGTCCTGCCAGCCGATCTCGACGACGCCGTCGCTGCCGGCGCGCGCGCCGGTGGTCTCCAGATCGACGACGCGGATGATAGGAGTGTCGGGCAGCATCCCGGTCGATATGGCGCCGTCGCGGCGTCTGCACACGCCGGACTCTTCCCTCCCGCCGGGCGCTGCCTATCTGTCGCAGGGCAAGGCCAAGCTCGGCCGACGCCACCGTCGCGCGAGGAGGATCACGATGTCGTCAGGCCCGAGCGAGGCGATCCCCCGCAGCCCCGTCCTGGCGCGCATCCTCGGCGCGCTCGCGGCGATCCTGTTCGCGACCTGCCTGTCCGGCTGCGGCGCGATCAACCAAGTGCCGACCCTGCAGGAGCAGGCGAAATCGGCCTGGAGCGAAGTCCAGAACCAGTATCAGCGGCGCGCCGACCTGATCCCGAACCTTGTCGAGACGGTGAAGGGCTACGCCCAGCAGGAGAAGGACGTTCTGACGGGCGTGGTCGAGGCGCGCGCCAAGGCGACGAGCGTCAAGGTCGACGCCTCGACCGTGAGCGACCCGCAGAAATTCAAGGAATTCCAGGACGCGCAGAACCAGCTCTCGGGCGCGCTGGGCCGCCTCCTCGTGACGGTCGAGCGCTACCCGGATCTCAAGTCGAACCAGAACTTCCTCGCCCTGCAATCGCAGCTCGAAGGCACCGAGAACCGGATCGCGGTGGCGCGCCGCGACTACATCCAGGCCGTGCAGGCCTACAACACCGAAGTCCGCACGATCCCCGGTCGCTGGATCGCGGCCTGGCTCTATCCGGACGCGAAGCCGATGGAGACCTTCACGGCGACGCCGAATTCCGAGCGCCCGCCGAACGTCAAGTTCTAGGGAGAGCGCGATGTCGCGGGCGGCGCGCGGGCTCGCCCTCACGGTCCTGGCGCTGGCCTGCCTGCCGTGGTTCCTCTGGGCCGCGCTCGCCGCCGAGCTCAGCTTTCCGCCGCTGACGGGGCGGGTGGTTGACGCGGCCGGCATCCTCAAACCCGAGGAGCGCGCGCGACTCGAGGCGAAGCTGAACGCCTACGAGGACAAGACCTCCGATCAGGTGGTGGTCGCGACCGTTCCGAGCCTGCAGGGCACCACGATCGAGGACTTTGCCAACCGCCTGTTCCGGGCCTGGGAGCTCGGACAGAAGAAGGCGAACAACGGCACCCTGCTCGTCGTCGCGCCGACCGAGCGCAAGGTCCGGATCGAGGTCGGATACGGCCTCGAAGGCGCGCTGACCGACGCGCTCTCCAAGGTGATCATCACCACCGCGATCACGCCGCGCTTCAAGGCCGGCGACTACGCGGGCGGGATCGAGGCCGGCATCGACGCGGTGCTGTCGATCCTGTCCGGGGACGCGGACGAGTGGCACCGCCGGGCCGAGGTGCGCTCCGACGAGACCGATCCGACCGAAATCGTGGTCTTCGTGCTCATTCTGCTCGTCATCCTTCTCCTGGTCTGGCGCATGGGGCGCGGGCAGCGGGGGCGGCGGGGCGGCTTCGTCATTCTGCCGGGTCCGAGCCCCGGCGGGTTCGGGGGCGGCTGGAGCGGCGGCGTCTCCGGAGGTTACGGCGACGGCGGCGGTTTCTCGGGCGGCGGCGGTTCCTCGGGGGCGGAGGGGCATCCGGTGACTGGTAGGGTGACACAGAGCCTCCCGCCCGCGGCGCGGGCCCGGATCGCGGAGGCGATCGGTGCGGCGGAGCGCGCCACGGCGGGCGAGATCGTCGTGATGGTCAGCGCCCGGACAGGCTACTACCGCTCCGCGATCCTGCTGGCGGCCCTCGTCGCCGCGCTGGTGCTGCCCTGGCCGCTGATCCTGCTCACGGGCTGGAGCGCGGCCAGCATCGCCCTCGCCCAGGCGCTCGTCGTCCTCGTCGTCCTCGTCGCGACGCTGAACAAAACCGTTCGCCTGCGCCTCGTCCCGCGCCGGGTGACCCGAGCGCGGGCCCGCGAGGCGGCGCAGCGTGCCTTCTGGGAGCGGGGCCTCAGCCGGACGCGCGGACGCACCGGCGTGCTGATCCACCTCGCGCTCGCCGAGCACCACGCCGAGATCGTCGCCGACGAGGGTATCCTCAACGCGGTCGGCCCGGACGCCTGGAACGCGGCCATCACCGCCCTGCTCGCCGCCCTGCGGCGCGGCGAGCCCGAGGCCGGGCTGATCGCCGCCGTGCAGGCGGTCGGCGCGATCCTCGCCGCGACCTGTCCACCCGGCTCGGACGATGTCGACGAGTTGCCGAACCGCGTCATCGTGAGCGAGTGACGCGACGCGTCCCCTCTCCCGTTCGGGAGAGGGCTGGGGTGAAGGATGCGAGGCTTCCGGATGGGGCGAACCCCTCACCCGGTCCACTTCCACCGACTCGATCTCTCCCGGACGGGAGAGTTGGAAGCGCTCAGCCGCCCGTCACGCTCATGTGGCGCGGCACGGCGGGTTTCGCCCGCTCGATCACGAAATCATGCCCCTTGGGCTTGCGGGTGATCGCTTCGAGGATGGTCTGCGTGACGAGTTCGTCATCCGGCGAGGCGCGCAGCGCCGCCCGCAGGTCCGCCGCATCCTCCTGTCCGAGGCACATGTAGAGCTTGCCCGTGCAGGTCAGGCGCACGCGGTTGCAGCTCTCGCAGAAATTGTGGGTCAGGGGCGTGATGAAGCCGAGCCGCCCGCCCGTCTCGGCGACGCGCACGTAGCGCGCGGGGCCGCCGGTCCGGTCCGGCAGCGGCGTCAGGGTGTAGCGGCTCTCCAGACGGGCGCGCGCCACCGACAGGGGCAGGAACTGGTCGGTCCGGTCACCCTCGATCTCGCCGAGCGGCATGACCTCGATCAGCGTCATGTCCATGCCGTCGCCGTGCGCCCAGGCGATCATGTCGGCGATCTCGTCCTCGTTGACGCCCTTCAGCGCCACCGCGTTGATCTTGACCTTGATGCCGGCGCGGCGCGCCGCCGCGATGCCGTCGAGCACCACGCCGAGGTCGCCGCGCCGCGTCACCGCCCGGAATTTGTCCGGATCGAGCGTGTCGAGGGAGACGTTGACCCGGCGCACGCCGAGATCCGCCAGCTCACCGGCGAAGCGGCCGAGCTGCGTCCCGTTCGTCGTGAGCGTCAGCTCGTCGAGGGCGCCGGTGCCGAGATGGCGCGAGAGGCGCCGGAACAGGTGCATGATGTCCCGCCGCACCAGCGGCTCGCCGCCCGTGATGCGGAGCTTGCGCACGCCGCGGTCGATGAAGACGCCGCAGACCCGGTCGAGCTCCTCCAGCGACAGCAGGTCCCGCTTTGGCAGGAACTGCATCTCCTCCGCCATGCAATAGACGCAGCGCAGGTCGCAGCGATCCGTGACAGAGATGCGAAGGTAGGTGATGGCCCGCTGGAACGGGTCGATCAGCGGTGCGACGGCGGGCGACGGCACGTCGGTACGGGGACCCCACATACGGGACTCAAGGCTCTGCTGGGACTGGTTTTCGGCGTCGTGCTGTGGCGAACCTAGCATGCCGCGGCATATGAGGTCTCGTGCGTTTGCGGGCAAGCGCACGGGTGTCGGATGCAGAGGTCCGGCGATGCGCGCCGGCGAGGGAGCTTCGCGATGAGCACGGAATGCTGGCCGACCGAGATCCGCCTGTCGGGCGACCGGCGCGGTTTGAACATCGCCTTCGACGACGGCGCGCAATTCACGCTGCCGGCCGAGTATCTGCGCGTGAGCAGCCCGTCGGCCGAGGTGCAGGGGCATTCGCCCGCCGAGCGCAAGGTGATCGGCGGCAAGCGCAACGTGATGATCCTGGCGGTAGAGCCGATCGGCAATTACGCGGTCAAGCTGCGCTTCGACGACATGCACGACACCGGCATCTACGGCTGGGACTACCTCTACACCCTCGGCCGGGAGCGGGATGCGCGCTGGGCGACCTATCTGTCCGAACTGGGCGCCAGGGGCCTCGACCGGGAGGTTGTCCGCTCGGCGGCGGCGCCGACCGGCGGCAGTTGCGGCAGCGGCTGCGGCTGCCATTGAGGCGGGCCGGGCGAGGCGGACGGTGATGGCGCCCCGGCCTCACAAACGATGAAGGGCCGGCGTCGCAGCCGGCCCTCGATCGCCCTGTCTCCGTTCCAGCGGGCGGCGCTCAGCGCTGCACGATCACCTTCGTGCCGACCTTGGCGCGGGTGTATAGGTCCGTGACGTCGTCGTTCGTCATGCGGATGCAGCCCGAGGAGACCGCTGTGCCGATCGATTCCGGCTCGTTCGAGCCGTGGATGCGGTAAATCGTGCCGCCGAGATACATGGCGCGGGCGCCGAGCGGGTTCTCGATCCCGCCCTTCATGTAGCGCGGCAGGTCGGGGCGGCGCTTGAGCATCTGGGACGGCGGACGCCAATCCGGCCACTCGCGCTTCATCGTGATCGTCTGCACGCCACCCCAAGTGAAGCCGGGCCGGCCGACGCCGACGCCGTAGCGGAGAGCCTGACCGCCGCCGAGAACGTAGTAGAGGCGCCGCTCGGCCGTCGAGACGACGATGGTGCCGGCGCCGTAGGGACCCGAGTAGGCGACCTGCTCGCGCGGGATCGCCGACATCTGCGGCACGGCGGAGGCGGCCAGCGGGTCGGCGCTGTTGAGGGAGGCGTTGGCGGTCGGGACCGCGACCGCCTGCGGGCGCACGCGCACCGTCAGCGCATCGTTGAGCGGCTGGCGGGTGAGCGGATCGATCTCGTAGGCGAGCGCGGGCGACGCCCACGCGGCAGCCGCGCAGGCAAACCCGATGAGGGCGGGGGCGAAACGGCGCATCAAAGCCTCTCGTCGGCAGGCGAATCGTTTTCGGAACGCGTTGGGAGAAGTGGGGCACGATGGCGTGCCATCCGTCGCCAAGGGGTAAACGCTGCCGGTGCAAAGCCAAGCTGAAAACGGGCGCCGCGCATCGCTTCCCCGGCGCCGTGACTCGGTGGCAACACTGTGGCAGCTTTGCCGTAAGTGGGCGGCGCGCCGGGATTAAGCGGCTGAGCGCAGACGACTTTGCGCGATCGCGGGCGTGCCGCGCTTCGTGGCCCGAATGTGGTTCGATCGTGACCGAGCGCCCGCGAAGCCCCGCCGCTTGCGCGGATCGCCCGGTGCCGGCAGGAGACAAACCGCCTCGACTTGAAATCGGCCACGGCGCGCAGGGGGTCGCGCGCCCGCATTTCCTGGTCCAGTCTTCCGCCCGCCCGTCTCCGAGACCGCGGGCTACCTCTTGGAAGCGCGTCCCTCGATCGCCGAGGGCGCGCTTTTTCCTTGAGAGCGCCCGGCGTCAGGCCGCGTCGAGGCCGAGATCGATGATCGGCGCGCTGTGGGTGATCCAGCCGCAGGAGATCAGGTCGACGCCCGCGGCCGCGATCGGGCCGACCGTGTCGCGGTTGATCCGGCCCGACGCCTCGCTCAGGGCCCGACCGTCGATGAGGGCCACCGCCCGGCGCAGCTGGTCCGGGTTCATGTTGTCGAGGAGCACCGCGTCGGCG carries:
- a CDS encoding LemA family protein, whose protein sequence is MSSGPSEAIPRSPVLARILGALAAILFATCLSGCGAINQVPTLQEQAKSAWSEVQNQYQRRADLIPNLVETVKGYAQQEKDVLTGVVEARAKATSVKVDASTVSDPQKFKEFQDAQNQLSGALGRLLVTVERYPDLKSNQNFLALQSQLEGTENRIAVARRDYIQAVQAYNTEVRTIPGRWIAAWLYPDAKPMETFTATPNSERPPNVKF
- the moaA gene encoding GTP 3',8-cyclase MoaA → MWGPRTDVPSPAVAPLIDPFQRAITYLRISVTDRCDLRCVYCMAEEMQFLPKRDLLSLEELDRVCGVFIDRGVRKLRITGGEPLVRRDIMHLFRRLSRHLGTGALDELTLTTNGTQLGRFAGELADLGVRRVNVSLDTLDPDKFRAVTRRGDLGVVLDGIAAARRAGIKVKINAVALKGVNEDEIADMIAWAHGDGMDMTLIEVMPLGEIEGDRTDQFLPLSVARARLESRYTLTPLPDRTGGPARYVRVAETGGRLGFITPLTHNFCESCNRVRLTCTGKLYMCLGQEDAADLRAALRASPDDELVTQTILEAITRKPKGHDFVIERAKPAVPRHMSVTGG
- a CDS encoding L,D-transpeptidase, which gives rise to MRRFAPALIGFACAAAAWASPALAYEIDPLTRQPLNDALTVRVRPQAVAVPTANASLNSADPLAASAVPQMSAIPREQVAYSGPYGAGTIVVSTAERRLYYVLGGGQALRYGVGVGRPGFTWGGVQTITMKREWPDWRPPSQMLKRRPDLPRYMKGGIENPLGARAMYLGGTIYRIHGSNEPESIGTAVSSGCIRMTNDDVTDLYTRAKVGTKVIVQR
- a CDS encoding TPM domain-containing protein, translating into MVSARTGYYRSAILLAALVAALVLPWPLILLTGWSAASIALAQALVVLVVLVATLNKTVRLRLVPRRVTRARAREAAQRAFWERGLSRTRGRTGVLIHLALAEHHAEIVADEGILNAVGPDAWNAAITALLAALRRGEPEAGLIAAVQAVGAILAATCPPGSDDVDELPNRVIVSE
- a CDS encoding SelT/SelW/SelH family protein, whose protein sequence is MDGTLEAVPAKPRIAITYCTQCNWLLRSAWMAQELLSTFRDDLGEVALIPGTGGVFAIAVGPDTVWERAQDGGFPDIKTLKQRVRDRLDPARDLGHIDRP
- a CDS encoding gamma-butyrobetaine hydroxylase-like domain-containing protein, with product MSTECWPTEIRLSGDRRGLNIAFDDGAQFTLPAEYLRVSSPSAEVQGHSPAERKVIGGKRNVMILAVEPIGNYAVKLRFDDMHDTGIYGWDYLYTLGRERDARWATYLSELGARGLDREVVRSAAAPTGGSCGSGCGCH
- a CDS encoding 3'-5' exonuclease; the protein is MCRRRDGAISTGMLPDTPIIRVVDLETTGARAGSDGVVEIGWQDVERIGSAWRIGAERGARYVDPERPIPARTQAVHHILDADVAGAPNWLSVAPGVLDPPGRPLMALAAHRAAFERRWCRDALTGRRPWICTYKCALRLWPDEPSHANQALRYARNPEGLDRRAGLPAHRAGPDAYVTAHLLREMLREAPVEALLAWTREPALLPRVTFGEHRGRRWDTMSDAFLAEVLRRGGFDADIRYTARHEQSVRALRQGPAGPPALLL